The following proteins are encoded in a genomic region of Triticum dicoccoides isolate Atlit2015 ecotype Zavitan chromosome 1B, WEW_v2.0, whole genome shotgun sequence:
- the LOC119349420 gene encoding oligopeptide transporter 7-like isoform X4, with product MASSSHQELHEQAGEEDEEGEDHYDQHADQITAPLLQPSGSPEEGEEWEEAENSPVEQVALTVPVGDDPSTPVLTFRMWALGATACVALSFLNTFFGYRKEPLEITAISAQVAVVPLGRLMAAALPERAFFRGGRWEFTLNPGPFNVKEHVLITIFANAGAGSVFAINLVTAVRVFYGKPISFFVSLLVVLTSQVLGFGWAGIFRRYLVEPAAMWWPSNLVQVSLFRALHEKEPRRKGGMTRTQFFMVAFTCSFAYYIFPGYLFEMLTSISWICWIFPTSVVAQQFGSGLHGLGIGAIGLDWSSISSYLGSPLASPLFATANIAVGFFIYIYVVTPIAYWFNVYEARNLPIFSDGLFTATGQRYNISSIVDSEFHFDANAYEKNGPLYISTFFAVSYGLGFACLTATIVHVLLFHGS from the exons ATGGCCTCCTCCTCccaccaagaactccatgaacaagcaggcgaggaagacgaagaaggggAAGACCACTACGACCAGCATGCCGACCAAATCACCGCCCCACTTC TGCAGCCATCAGgttcgccggaggaaggagaggaaTGGGAGGAGGCGGAGAACTCGCCGGTGGAGCAGGTGGCGCTGACGGTGCCGGTGGGAGACGACCCGTCGACGCCGGTGCTGACGTTCCGGATGTGGGCGCTGGGCGCGACCGCCTGCGTGGCGCTCTCCTTCCTCAACACCTTCTTCGGGTACCGCAAGGAGCCGCTGGAGATCACGGCCATCTCGGCGCAGGTCGCTGTGGTGCCGCTCGGGCGCCTCATGGCCGCGGCGCTCCCCGAGCGCGCCTTCTTCCGGGGCGGGCGGTGGGAGTTCACGCTCAACCCGGGGCCCTTTAACGTGAAGGAACACGTGCTCATCACCATCTTCGCCAACGCCGGCGCCGGCAGCGTCTTCGCCATCAACCTCGTCACGGCCGTCCGGGTCTTCTACGGCAAGCCCATCTCCTTCTTCGTCTCCCTCCTCGTCGTCCTCACCAGCCAG GTGCTGGGGTTCGGGTGGGCGGGCATATTCCGGCGGTATCTTGTGGAGCCGGCGGCGATGTGGTGGCCGTCCAACCTTGTGCAGGTCTCCCTCTTCAG GGCACTTCATGAGAAGGAACCAAGGCGCAAAGGCGGCATGACACGCACCCAATTCTTCATGGTGGCATTCACGTGCAGTTTTGCCTACTACATCTTCCCAGGCTACCTGTTCGAGATGCTCACTTCCATTTCATGGATCTGTTGGATCTTCCCCACCTCTGTAGTCGCTCAACAGTTTGGCTCAGGCCTCCACGGTCTTGGCATAGGTGCAATTGGGCTTGACTGGTCATCCATCTCCTCGTACCTCGGAAGCCCTCTCGCCAGCCCGTTGTTTGCCACTGCCAACATTGCCGTGGGCTTCTTCATCTACATTTACGTAGTCACGCCCATCGCCTACTGGTTTAACGTCTACGAGGCGCGGAACTTGCCCATCTTTTCAGATGGTCTCTTTACGGCGACTGGTCAGAGATACAACATCTCTAGCATTGTGGATTCCGAGTTCCACTTCGATGCAAATGCCTATGAGAAGAATGGGCCACTGTACATAAGCACCTTCTTTGCTGTCAGCTATGGTcttggttttgcttgcctgaccgcAACCATTGTCCATGTTCTCCTTTTCCATGGAAG TTAA
- the LOC119349420 gene encoding oligopeptide transporter 7-like isoform X3 encodes MASSSHQELHEQAGEEDEEGEDHYDQHADQITAPLLQPSGSPEEGEEWEEAENSPVEQVALTVPVGDDPSTPVLTFRMWALGATACVALSFLNTFFGYRKEPLEITAISAQVAVVPLGRLMAAALPERAFFRGGRWEFTLNPGPFNVKEHVLITIFANAGAGSVFAINLVTAVRVFYGKPISFFVSLLVVLTSQVLGFGWAGIFRRYLVEPAAMWWPSNLVQVSLFRALHEKEPRRKGGMTRTQFFMVAFTCSFAYYIFPGYLFEMLTSISWICWIFPTSVVAQQFGSGLHGLGIGAIGLDWSSISSYLGSPLASPLFATANIAVGFFIYIYVVTPIAYWFNVYEARNLPIFSDGLFTATGQRYNISSIVDSEFHFDANAYEKNGPLYISTFFAVSYGLGFACLTATIVHVLLFHGSEIWQLSKSAFQDRKMDVHTKLMRRYRQVPEWWFICILVTSAAIAVFTCEYYIEQLQLPWWGILLACALSIFYTLPIGIITATTNQV; translated from the exons ATGGCCTCCTCCTCccaccaagaactccatgaacaagcaggcgaggaagacgaagaaggggAAGACCACTACGACCAGCATGCCGACCAAATCACCGCCCCACTTC TGCAGCCATCAGgttcgccggaggaaggagaggaaTGGGAGGAGGCGGAGAACTCGCCGGTGGAGCAGGTGGCGCTGACGGTGCCGGTGGGAGACGACCCGTCGACGCCGGTGCTGACGTTCCGGATGTGGGCGCTGGGCGCGACCGCCTGCGTGGCGCTCTCCTTCCTCAACACCTTCTTCGGGTACCGCAAGGAGCCGCTGGAGATCACGGCCATCTCGGCGCAGGTCGCTGTGGTGCCGCTCGGGCGCCTCATGGCCGCGGCGCTCCCCGAGCGCGCCTTCTTCCGGGGCGGGCGGTGGGAGTTCACGCTCAACCCGGGGCCCTTTAACGTGAAGGAACACGTGCTCATCACCATCTTCGCCAACGCCGGCGCCGGCAGCGTCTTCGCCATCAACCTCGTCACGGCCGTCCGGGTCTTCTACGGCAAGCCCATCTCCTTCTTCGTCTCCCTCCTCGTCGTCCTCACCAGCCAG GTGCTGGGGTTCGGGTGGGCGGGCATATTCCGGCGGTATCTTGTGGAGCCGGCGGCGATGTGGTGGCCGTCCAACCTTGTGCAGGTCTCCCTCTTCAG GGCACTTCATGAGAAGGAACCAAGGCGCAAAGGCGGCATGACACGCACCCAATTCTTCATGGTGGCATTCACGTGCAGTTTTGCCTACTACATCTTCCCAGGCTACCTGTTCGAGATGCTCACTTCCATTTCATGGATCTGTTGGATCTTCCCCACCTCTGTAGTCGCTCAACAGTTTGGCTCAGGCCTCCACGGTCTTGGCATAGGTGCAATTGGGCTTGACTGGTCATCCATCTCCTCGTACCTCGGAAGCCCTCTCGCCAGCCCGTTGTTTGCCACTGCCAACATTGCCGTGGGCTTCTTCATCTACATTTACGTAGTCACGCCCATCGCCTACTGGTTTAACGTCTACGAGGCGCGGAACTTGCCCATCTTTTCAGATGGTCTCTTTACGGCGACTGGTCAGAGATACAACATCTCTAGCATTGTGGATTCCGAGTTCCACTTCGATGCAAATGCCTATGAGAAGAATGGGCCACTGTACATAAGCACCTTCTTTGCTGTCAGCTATGGTcttggttttgcttgcctgaccgcAACCATTGTCCATGTTCTCCTTTTCCATGGAAG TGAAATTTGGCAGTTAAGCAAGTCAGCTTTCCAGGATAGAAAGATGGATGTACACACAAAGCTTATGAGGAGATACAGGCAGGTCCCTGAATGGTGGTTCATTTGCATCCTTGTCACCAGTGCTGCAATCGCCGTGTTCACTTGTGAGTACTACATTGAGCAACTTCAGTTACCCTGGTGGGGGATACTGCTTGCATGTGCCCTTTCCATTTTCTACACCCTTCCAATTGGAATCATCACAGCAACAACCAACCAG GTTTGA
- the LOC119349420 gene encoding oligopeptide transporter 7-like isoform X1 codes for MASSSHQELHEQAGEEDEEGEDHYDQHADQITAPLLQPSGSPEEGEEWEEAENSPVEQVALTVPVGDDPSTPVLTFRMWALGATACVALSFLNTFFGYRKEPLEITAISAQVAVVPLGRLMAAALPERAFFRGGRWEFTLNPGPFNVKEHVLITIFANAGAGSVFAINLVTAVRVFYGKPISFFVSLLVVLTSQVLGFGWAGIFRRYLVEPAAMWWPSNLVQVSLFRALHEKEPRRKGGMTRTQFFMVAFTCSFAYYIFPGYLFEMLTSISWICWIFPTSVVAQQFGSGLHGLGIGAIGLDWSSISSYLGSPLASPLFATANIAVGFFIYIYVVTPIAYWFNVYEARNLPIFSDGLFTATGQRYNISSIVDSEFHFDANAYEKNGPLYISTFFAVSYGLGFACLTATIVHVLLFHGSEIWQLSKSAFQDRKMDVHTKLMRRYRQVPEWWFICILVTSAAIAVFTCEYYIEQLQLPWWGILLACALSIFYTLPIGIITATTNQTPGLNIITEYIMGYLYPGRPVANMCFKVYGHVAPRQALAFLQDFKLGHYMKIPPRTMFMAQVVGTLISAFVYLGTAWWMMDTIPNICNTELLPAGSPWTCPYDHLFYDASVIWGLISPRRIFGDLGTYSAVNWFFLGGAIAPLLVWLAHKAFPGQKWILLINMPVLLGGISHMPPATAVNYTAWICVAFLSGYVVYKYRHNWWKRHNYLLSGALDAGLAFMAVLIYLCLELDNITLNWWGNVSDGCPLASCPTAKGIIVDGCPVHN; via the exons ATGGCCTCCTCCTCccaccaagaactccatgaacaagcaggcgaggaagacgaagaaggggAAGACCACTACGACCAGCATGCCGACCAAATCACCGCCCCACTTC TGCAGCCATCAGgttcgccggaggaaggagaggaaTGGGAGGAGGCGGAGAACTCGCCGGTGGAGCAGGTGGCGCTGACGGTGCCGGTGGGAGACGACCCGTCGACGCCGGTGCTGACGTTCCGGATGTGGGCGCTGGGCGCGACCGCCTGCGTGGCGCTCTCCTTCCTCAACACCTTCTTCGGGTACCGCAAGGAGCCGCTGGAGATCACGGCCATCTCGGCGCAGGTCGCTGTGGTGCCGCTCGGGCGCCTCATGGCCGCGGCGCTCCCCGAGCGCGCCTTCTTCCGGGGCGGGCGGTGGGAGTTCACGCTCAACCCGGGGCCCTTTAACGTGAAGGAACACGTGCTCATCACCATCTTCGCCAACGCCGGCGCCGGCAGCGTCTTCGCCATCAACCTCGTCACGGCCGTCCGGGTCTTCTACGGCAAGCCCATCTCCTTCTTCGTCTCCCTCCTCGTCGTCCTCACCAGCCAG GTGCTGGGGTTCGGGTGGGCGGGCATATTCCGGCGGTATCTTGTGGAGCCGGCGGCGATGTGGTGGCCGTCCAACCTTGTGCAGGTCTCCCTCTTCAG GGCACTTCATGAGAAGGAACCAAGGCGCAAAGGCGGCATGACACGCACCCAATTCTTCATGGTGGCATTCACGTGCAGTTTTGCCTACTACATCTTCCCAGGCTACCTGTTCGAGATGCTCACTTCCATTTCATGGATCTGTTGGATCTTCCCCACCTCTGTAGTCGCTCAACAGTTTGGCTCAGGCCTCCACGGTCTTGGCATAGGTGCAATTGGGCTTGACTGGTCATCCATCTCCTCGTACCTCGGAAGCCCTCTCGCCAGCCCGTTGTTTGCCACTGCCAACATTGCCGTGGGCTTCTTCATCTACATTTACGTAGTCACGCCCATCGCCTACTGGTTTAACGTCTACGAGGCGCGGAACTTGCCCATCTTTTCAGATGGTCTCTTTACGGCGACTGGTCAGAGATACAACATCTCTAGCATTGTGGATTCCGAGTTCCACTTCGATGCAAATGCCTATGAGAAGAATGGGCCACTGTACATAAGCACCTTCTTTGCTGTCAGCTATGGTcttggttttgcttgcctgaccgcAACCATTGTCCATGTTCTCCTTTTCCATGGAAG TGAAATTTGGCAGTTAAGCAAGTCAGCTTTCCAGGATAGAAAGATGGATGTACACACAAAGCTTATGAGGAGATACAGGCAGGTCCCTGAATGGTGGTTCATTTGCATCCTTGTCACCAGTGCTGCAATCGCCGTGTTCACTTGTGAGTACTACATTGAGCAACTTCAGTTACCCTGGTGGGGGATACTGCTTGCATGTGCCCTTTCCATTTTCTACACCCTTCCAATTGGAATCATCACAGCAACAACCAACCAG ACTCCAGGTTTGAATATCATCACGGAGTATATCATGGGTTACTTATATCCTGGACGGCCTGTTGCAAACATGTGTTTCAAGGTATATGGCCACGTTGCCCCTCGTCAAGCTCTAGCATTTCTGCAAGATTTTAAGTTGGGCCACTACATGAAGATTCCCCCAAGGACCATGTTTATGGCTCAG GTTGTAGGCACTTTGATATCAGCATTTGTGTACCTTGGAACAGCATGGTGGATGATGGACACAATCCCCAATATATGCAACACCGAGCTCCTCCCAGCAGGCAGCCCTTGGACCTGTCCTTACGACCATTTATTCTACGATGCATCAGTCATATGGGGCCTTATTAGCCCACGCAGAATATTCGGTGATTTGGGAACTTACTCTGCTGTGAACTGGTTCTTTTTGGGTGGTGCCATTGCTCCCCTCCTTGTCTGGCTTGCACACAAGGCATTCCCAGGCCAAAAATGGATCTTGCTTATCAATATGCCCGTGCTGCTCGGCGGAATCAGTCATATGCCTCCTGCCACTGCGGTCAACTACACGGCGTGGATATGCGTTGCATTTTTGTCAGGTTATGTGGTCTATAAGTACCGACATAACTGGTGGAAGAGACACAATTATCTCCTTTCAGGTGCCCTTGATGCTGGTTTGGCATTCATGGCTGTCTTGATATATTTATGCCTGGAACTAGATAACATCACTTTGAACTGGTGGGGCAATGTCTCAGATGGATGTCCTCTGGCTTCTTGCCCCACTGCAAAGGGTATAATTGTGGATGGTTGTCCGGTGCATAATTGA
- the LOC119349420 gene encoding oligopeptide transporter 7-like isoform X2 has protein sequence MNKQARKTKKGKTTTTSMPTKSPPHFPSGSPEEGEEWEEAENSPVEQVALTVPVGDDPSTPVLTFRMWALGATACVALSFLNTFFGYRKEPLEITAISAQVAVVPLGRLMAAALPERAFFRGGRWEFTLNPGPFNVKEHVLITIFANAGAGSVFAINLVTAVRVFYGKPISFFVSLLVVLTSQVLGFGWAGIFRRYLVEPAAMWWPSNLVQVSLFRALHEKEPRRKGGMTRTQFFMVAFTCSFAYYIFPGYLFEMLTSISWICWIFPTSVVAQQFGSGLHGLGIGAIGLDWSSISSYLGSPLASPLFATANIAVGFFIYIYVVTPIAYWFNVYEARNLPIFSDGLFTATGQRYNISSIVDSEFHFDANAYEKNGPLYISTFFAVSYGLGFACLTATIVHVLLFHGSEIWQLSKSAFQDRKMDVHTKLMRRYRQVPEWWFICILVTSAAIAVFTCEYYIEQLQLPWWGILLACALSIFYTLPIGIITATTNQTPGLNIITEYIMGYLYPGRPVANMCFKVYGHVAPRQALAFLQDFKLGHYMKIPPRTMFMAQVVGTLISAFVYLGTAWWMMDTIPNICNTELLPAGSPWTCPYDHLFYDASVIWGLISPRRIFGDLGTYSAVNWFFLGGAIAPLLVWLAHKAFPGQKWILLINMPVLLGGISHMPPATAVNYTAWICVAFLSGYVVYKYRHNWWKRHNYLLSGALDAGLAFMAVLIYLCLELDNITLNWWGNVSDGCPLASCPTAKGIIVDGCPVHN, from the exons atgaacaagcaggcgaggaagacgaagaaggggAAGACCACTACGACCAGCATGCCGACCAAATCACCGCCCCACTTC CCATCAGgttcgccggaggaaggagaggaaTGGGAGGAGGCGGAGAACTCGCCGGTGGAGCAGGTGGCGCTGACGGTGCCGGTGGGAGACGACCCGTCGACGCCGGTGCTGACGTTCCGGATGTGGGCGCTGGGCGCGACCGCCTGCGTGGCGCTCTCCTTCCTCAACACCTTCTTCGGGTACCGCAAGGAGCCGCTGGAGATCACGGCCATCTCGGCGCAGGTCGCTGTGGTGCCGCTCGGGCGCCTCATGGCCGCGGCGCTCCCCGAGCGCGCCTTCTTCCGGGGCGGGCGGTGGGAGTTCACGCTCAACCCGGGGCCCTTTAACGTGAAGGAACACGTGCTCATCACCATCTTCGCCAACGCCGGCGCCGGCAGCGTCTTCGCCATCAACCTCGTCACGGCCGTCCGGGTCTTCTACGGCAAGCCCATCTCCTTCTTCGTCTCCCTCCTCGTCGTCCTCACCAGCCAG GTGCTGGGGTTCGGGTGGGCGGGCATATTCCGGCGGTATCTTGTGGAGCCGGCGGCGATGTGGTGGCCGTCCAACCTTGTGCAGGTCTCCCTCTTCAG GGCACTTCATGAGAAGGAACCAAGGCGCAAAGGCGGCATGACACGCACCCAATTCTTCATGGTGGCATTCACGTGCAGTTTTGCCTACTACATCTTCCCAGGCTACCTGTTCGAGATGCTCACTTCCATTTCATGGATCTGTTGGATCTTCCCCACCTCTGTAGTCGCTCAACAGTTTGGCTCAGGCCTCCACGGTCTTGGCATAGGTGCAATTGGGCTTGACTGGTCATCCATCTCCTCGTACCTCGGAAGCCCTCTCGCCAGCCCGTTGTTTGCCACTGCCAACATTGCCGTGGGCTTCTTCATCTACATTTACGTAGTCACGCCCATCGCCTACTGGTTTAACGTCTACGAGGCGCGGAACTTGCCCATCTTTTCAGATGGTCTCTTTACGGCGACTGGTCAGAGATACAACATCTCTAGCATTGTGGATTCCGAGTTCCACTTCGATGCAAATGCCTATGAGAAGAATGGGCCACTGTACATAAGCACCTTCTTTGCTGTCAGCTATGGTcttggttttgcttgcctgaccgcAACCATTGTCCATGTTCTCCTTTTCCATGGAAG TGAAATTTGGCAGTTAAGCAAGTCAGCTTTCCAGGATAGAAAGATGGATGTACACACAAAGCTTATGAGGAGATACAGGCAGGTCCCTGAATGGTGGTTCATTTGCATCCTTGTCACCAGTGCTGCAATCGCCGTGTTCACTTGTGAGTACTACATTGAGCAACTTCAGTTACCCTGGTGGGGGATACTGCTTGCATGTGCCCTTTCCATTTTCTACACCCTTCCAATTGGAATCATCACAGCAACAACCAACCAG ACTCCAGGTTTGAATATCATCACGGAGTATATCATGGGTTACTTATATCCTGGACGGCCTGTTGCAAACATGTGTTTCAAGGTATATGGCCACGTTGCCCCTCGTCAAGCTCTAGCATTTCTGCAAGATTTTAAGTTGGGCCACTACATGAAGATTCCCCCAAGGACCATGTTTATGGCTCAG GTTGTAGGCACTTTGATATCAGCATTTGTGTACCTTGGAACAGCATGGTGGATGATGGACACAATCCCCAATATATGCAACACCGAGCTCCTCCCAGCAGGCAGCCCTTGGACCTGTCCTTACGACCATTTATTCTACGATGCATCAGTCATATGGGGCCTTATTAGCCCACGCAGAATATTCGGTGATTTGGGAACTTACTCTGCTGTGAACTGGTTCTTTTTGGGTGGTGCCATTGCTCCCCTCCTTGTCTGGCTTGCACACAAGGCATTCCCAGGCCAAAAATGGATCTTGCTTATCAATATGCCCGTGCTGCTCGGCGGAATCAGTCATATGCCTCCTGCCACTGCGGTCAACTACACGGCGTGGATATGCGTTGCATTTTTGTCAGGTTATGTGGTCTATAAGTACCGACATAACTGGTGGAAGAGACACAATTATCTCCTTTCAGGTGCCCTTGATGCTGGTTTGGCATTCATGGCTGTCTTGATATATTTATGCCTGGAACTAGATAACATCACTTTGAACTGGTGGGGCAATGTCTCAGATGGATGTCCTCTGGCTTCTTGCCCCACTGCAAAGGGTATAATTGTGGATGGTTGTCCGGTGCATAATTGA